The Bacteroidales bacterium sequence ATTCGTTTTGAAGCGCAGAATTCAACAAACTTTTCGTATTTCTTTGTAGAAATTGCTACTTTTATAAGACGATATCTTTTTTTCTTGCGTGCCAATTATATTTTTTTACAAAATTAATATTTTAACAATTACTTAATGATGGACAAAATTATTTCTATGAATTTTTCAGAAATTTTATTTGCTTTTTCCATTGAGCTACTTTCTGCATAAATTCTAATTATCGGCTCTGTATTTGATTTTCTTAAATGAACCCATTCGTTTTTAAATTCAATTTTAAGCCCATCAATTTTAATAATATTTTCACAACTTTGCGCAAATTTCTTTTCTATTTCAGCCAAAACATTAT is a genomic window containing:
- a CDS encoding phosphoglucosamine mutase, which gives rise to IAIVLSLLAERKKTISQIRKSYPEYFISKNKIELNPNTDLDNVLAEIEKKFAQSCENIIKIDGLKIEFKNEWVHLRKSNTEPIIRIYAESSSMEKANKISEKFIEIILSIIK